Proteins encoded by one window of Phenylobacterium soli:
- a CDS encoding DUF3597 domain-containing protein — MGIFSSIMDKIFHHPAAAKPAPAAPRPAPQAAPQAAPQPAAPAAAQAAPQQRPATMSDIDVEKVLAEMAQEKGGGGNWRSSIVDLLKVLDLDSSLSARKELADELNVHVGADGSAEENIALHHAVMQKLAENGGKVPDSLRH; from the coding sequence ATGGGCATCTTCAGCTCGATCATGGACAAGATCTTCCACCACCCCGCGGCCGCCAAGCCCGCGCCCGCTGCGCCCCGGCCTGCGCCTCAGGCCGCGCCCCAGGCTGCGCCGCAACCGGCGGCGCCCGCCGCCGCCCAGGCCGCTCCGCAGCAGCGCCCAGCGACCATGTCCGACATCGACGTCGAGAAGGTGCTCGCGGAGATGGCTCAGGAGAAGGGCGGCGGCGGCAACTGGCGTTCCTCCATCGTCGACCTCCTGAAGGTGCTCGATCTCGACTCCAGCCTTTCCGCGCGCAAGGAGCTCGCCGACGAACTCAATGTCCATGTCGGCGCCGACGGCAGCGCCGAGGAGAACATCGCCCTGCACCATGCGGTGATGCAGAAGCTGGCAGAGAACGGCGGCAAGGTGCCCGACAGCCTGCGTCACTGA
- the prfB gene encoding peptide chain release factor 2 (programmed frameshift), which produces MRADVEAAKADIEQSIELLRRRLDWDVALRKLDELNARVEDPTLWDKAEEAQAVMRERTRLANQVSAVQSLERDLADAVGYAELADEEGDEALLEEARGQLKAIKDRAARAELEALLSGEADGNDAYVEINAGAGGTESNDWANMLLRMYSRWANDHGMEVDVLEETPGEQAGIKSVTLQVKGTNAYGWLKTEAGVHRLVRISPFDSNARRQTSFASVWVYPVVDDNIEIEINPADVRTDTYRASGAGGQHVNKTDSAVRLTHIPTGIAVACQTQRSQHQNRDQAWKMLKARLYELELEKREAAQAAIEEQKTDIGWGHQIRSYVLQPYQMVKDLRTEVETSDTQAVLDGDLDTFMGASLAQRVGATRGSTLDA; this is translated from the exons ATGAGAGCGGATGTCGAGGCCGCCAAGGCCGACATCGAGCAGTCGATCGAACTGCTCAGGAGGCGTCTT GACTGGGATGTCGCCCTACGAAAGCTCGATGAGCTGAACGCCCGGGTCGAAGACCCGACCCTCTGGGACAAGGCGGAAGAAGCGCAGGCGGTGATGCGCGAGCGCACGCGTCTGGCCAACCAGGTCAGCGCCGTCCAGTCGCTGGAACGCGACCTGGCCGACGCCGTGGGCTACGCCGAACTGGCCGACGAAGAGGGAGACGAGGCCCTGCTCGAGGAGGCCCGGGGCCAGCTGAAGGCGATCAAGGACCGCGCCGCCCGGGCCGAGCTCGAGGCGCTGCTCTCCGGCGAGGCCGACGGCAACGACGCCTATGTGGAAATCAACGCCGGCGCCGGCGGCACCGAGTCCAACGACTGGGCCAACATGCTGCTGCGCATGTACTCGCGCTGGGCGAACGACCACGGCATGGAGGTCGACGTCCTCGAAGAGACGCCGGGCGAACAGGCCGGCATCAAGTCCGTCACCCTGCAGGTGAAGGGAACCAACGCCTACGGCTGGCTGAAGACCGAGGCCGGCGTCCATCGCCTGGTGCGGATCTCGCCGTTCGACTCGAACGCCCGGCGCCAGACCTCCTTCGCGTCGGTCTGGGTCTATCCGGTCGTCGACGACAACATCGAGATCGAGATCAACCCCGCCGACGTGCGCACCGACACCTACCGGGCGTCCGGGGCCGGCGGCCAGCACGTCAACAAGACGGATTCGGCCGTGCGCCTGACGCACATCCCGACCGGCATCGCGGTCGCCTGCCAGACGCAGCGCTCGCAGCACCAGAACCGCGACCAGGCCTGGAAGATGCTGAAGGCGCGCCTCTACGAGCTGGAGCTGGAAAAGCGCGAAGCCGCCCAGGCGGCCATCGAGGAGCAGAAGACGGACATCGGCTGGGGCCACCAGATCCGATCCTACGTGCTGCAGCCGTATCAGATGGTGAAGGACCTCCGCACCGAGGTGGAGACCTCCGACACCCAGGCGGTGCTCGACGGCGACCTCGACACCTTCATGGGCGCCTCGCTCGCCCAGCGCGTCGGGGCCACCCGCGGCTCGACCCTCGACGCCTAG
- a CDS encoding lysine-2,3-aminomutase-like protein gives MTRHTLRTPEALAEAGLVDAADLPALARVADKYAVAITAPMAELVEAVDDPIARQFVPTEAELDLRPEESADPVGDRVHSPVEGIVHRYADRVLLKANHACAVYCRFCFRREMVGPDGERPLSAGQLDAAFAYIAAHPEVWEVIVTGGDPFILSPRRIADLMHRLSAVDHVKVVRFHTRVPAVDPGRVTPALVEALMRGGKAVYVALHADHPRELTPAARAACARLVDAGIPMLGQSVLLKGVNDDPATLEALMRAFVETRIKPYYLHHADLAPGTSHFRTSIGEGQALMKAIRGRVSGLCQPTYVLDIPGGHGKVPVGPDYVHGQEVEDPNGARHRYPPKP, from the coding sequence ATGACCCGCCATACGCTCCGCACGCCGGAGGCCCTGGCTGAAGCCGGCCTCGTGGACGCCGCCGACCTGCCGGCGCTCGCCCGCGTGGCCGACAAGTACGCCGTGGCCATCACCGCGCCCATGGCCGAGCTGGTCGAGGCGGTCGATGATCCGATCGCGCGCCAGTTCGTGCCGACCGAGGCCGAGCTCGACCTCCGCCCCGAGGAATCCGCCGATCCGGTGGGCGACCGGGTCCATTCGCCGGTCGAAGGCATCGTCCACCGCTACGCCGACCGGGTGCTGCTGAAGGCGAACCACGCCTGCGCGGTCTATTGCCGCTTCTGCTTCCGGCGCGAGATGGTCGGGCCGGACGGCGAGCGCCCGCTCTCGGCCGGCCAGCTCGACGCGGCCTTCGCCTACATCGCCGCCCATCCCGAGGTGTGGGAGGTGATCGTCACCGGCGGCGATCCGTTCATTCTCTCGCCGCGGCGGATCGCCGACCTGATGCATCGGCTGTCGGCTGTCGACCATGTGAAGGTCGTCCGCTTCCACACCCGCGTGCCGGCCGTCGACCCAGGTCGCGTGACGCCGGCGCTGGTCGAGGCGCTGATGCGCGGCGGCAAGGCCGTCTATGTCGCCCTCCACGCCGACCATCCGCGCGAACTGACCCCCGCCGCCCGCGCCGCCTGCGCCCGGCTCGTCGACGCCGGAATTCCCATGCTCGGCCAGAGCGTCCTGCTGAAGGGCGTCAACGACGATCCGGCCACCCTCGAGGCCCTGATGCGCGCCTTCGTGGAGACCCGCATCAAGCCCTATTACCTGCACCACGCCGACCTGGCGCCCGGCACGTCCCACTTCCGGACCTCGATCGGGGAGGGGCAGGCGCTCATGAAGGCCATCCGCGGCCGGGTCTCGGGGCTTTGCCAGCCCACCTACGTCCTCGATATCCCGGGCGGCCACGGCAAGGTCCCGGTCGGGCCCGACTATGTCCATGGCCAGGAGGTCGAGGATCCCAACGGCGCTCGCCACCGCTATCCGCCAAAGCCGTAG
- a CDS encoding penicillin-binding protein 1A: MNPPARWVVVTGVAVLSLIAVAGFATAIWAAWLFHDMPDASDLADYHPPTATRAYAWDGTLIGEFSRERRIFVPYDNIPPRLAQAFLAAEDHNFFQHGGVDYGGIVRAGAKDIVNIAQGRRLESGSTITQQVAKNILLTNDATIGRKLKEAMIARQLEHSLSKERILELYLNEIWLGYRSYGVGAAAYNYFGKSVSDLDIAECAYLASLPKGPDNYHPIRRKAQAMARRNWVIDQMAELGWITPQQAAQAKAEDLKVQPEPTRAKYRDADYFVEEVRRRGLATLGERINEGGYYMRTTLDARLQSAARTALMDGLEKYDRRHGWRGAWGHVTTLTGWEQVAKKSARPAERRTWRAAVVTGVGGGSVQVRTIEGQAGALAGEDVAWARAGKGIGSGDLIWVAPADSGPGFRLKQVPVVNGALVAMDPQNGRVLAMVGGYSFSLSSFNRATQAVRQPGSAFKPIVYAAALESGYTPASVVLDAPITLPGANGQVWSPENYEGKYYGPLQLRRGLELSRNTMTVRLAQGVGMSKIAGLAEKLGVTDHMDKVLAMALGSGETTVFKLAGAYSSFVNGGRKVEPHLIEMVQDREGKTIFRADGRDCPRCDAGFSGDESPRIPQAGAQMMDPITAYQITSMLQGVVQRGTATQALVLGRPVGGKTGTTNDYRSAWFMGFSPKMVVGVFVGFDDNRSLGNGETGSVAAVPIFVEFMQEALKGYPPDDFVAPANAKFAMVRGIREAFRPGTEPKVAIAPEGANPIGPIPYNQLPLVPPSAIAPNQPAQKPKKPADDVSGLY, translated from the coding sequence TTGAATCCCCCCGCCAGATGGGTCGTGGTCACCGGCGTCGCCGTGCTCAGCCTCATTGCCGTGGCGGGCTTCGCGACGGCGATCTGGGCCGCCTGGCTGTTCCACGACATGCCGGACGCCTCGGACCTGGCGGACTACCATCCGCCGACGGCCACCCGCGCCTACGCGTGGGACGGCACCCTGATCGGCGAGTTCTCCCGCGAGCGCCGCATCTTCGTCCCCTATGACAACATCCCGCCGCGGCTCGCCCAGGCGTTCCTCGCGGCCGAGGACCACAACTTCTTCCAGCACGGGGGCGTGGATTACGGCGGCATCGTGCGCGCGGGCGCGAAGGACATCGTCAACATCGCCCAGGGCCGGCGGCTCGAGAGCGGGTCGACGATCACCCAGCAGGTCGCCAAGAACATCCTGCTGACCAACGACGCCACCATCGGCCGCAAGCTGAAGGAGGCGATGATCGCCCGCCAGCTCGAGCACAGCCTCTCGAAGGAGCGGATCCTCGAGCTCTATCTGAACGAGATCTGGCTGGGCTACCGCAGCTACGGGGTCGGCGCCGCGGCCTACAACTACTTCGGCAAGTCGGTCTCCGACCTCGACATCGCCGAATGCGCCTATCTGGCGTCCCTGCCCAAGGGGCCCGACAACTACCACCCGATCCGCCGCAAGGCCCAAGCGATGGCCCGCCGCAACTGGGTCATCGACCAGATGGCCGAGCTCGGCTGGATCACGCCCCAGCAGGCCGCCCAGGCCAAGGCCGAGGACCTCAAGGTCCAGCCGGAGCCGACCCGCGCCAAGTACCGCGACGCCGACTACTTCGTCGAAGAGGTGCGCCGCCGCGGCCTCGCCACCCTGGGCGAGCGGATCAACGAGGGCGGTTACTACATGCGCACCACCCTCGATGCGCGCCTGCAGAGCGCGGCCCGCACCGCGCTGATGGATGGCCTGGAGAAGTATGACCGCCGGCACGGCTGGCGCGGCGCCTGGGGGCACGTCACCACCCTGACCGGTTGGGAGCAGGTCGCCAAGAAGTCGGCCCGCCCGGCCGAACGCCGCACCTGGCGCGCCGCGGTCGTCACCGGCGTCGGCGGTGGCTCGGTCCAGGTCCGCACCATCGAGGGGCAGGCAGGCGCCCTGGCCGGCGAGGACGTCGCCTGGGCGCGGGCCGGTAAGGGGATCGGCTCAGGCGACCTCATCTGGGTCGCGCCCGCCGACAGTGGGCCGGGTTTCCGCCTGAAGCAGGTCCCGGTCGTCAACGGCGCCCTGGTGGCCATGGATCCGCAGAACGGCCGGGTGCTCGCGATGGTCGGCGGCTATTCCTTCTCGCTCTCCAGCTTCAACCGCGCCACCCAGGCGGTGCGCCAGCCGGGCTCGGCGTTCAAACCGATCGTCTACGCCGCGGCGCTTGAGAGCGGCTACACGCCCGCCAGCGTCGTCCTCGACGCCCCGATCACCCTGCCGGGCGCCAACGGACAGGTCTGGAGCCCTGAGAACTACGAGGGCAAGTACTACGGCCCGCTGCAGCTCCGCCGCGGCCTTGAGCTGTCGCGCAACACCATGACGGTGCGCCTCGCGCAGGGCGTCGGCATGAGCAAGATCGCGGGCCTTGCCGAGAAGCTCGGCGTCACCGACCACATGGACAAGGTGCTCGCCATGGCCCTCGGCTCGGGCGAGACCACGGTGTTCAAGCTCGCCGGCGCCTATTCGTCCTTCGTCAACGGCGGCCGCAAGGTCGAGCCGCACCTCATCGAGATGGTCCAGGACCGCGAGGGCAAGACCATCTTCCGCGCCGACGGCCGCGACTGCCCGCGCTGCGACGCCGGCTTCTCGGGCGACGAGAGCCCGCGCATCCCGCAGGCCGGCGCCCAGATGATGGACCCGATCACCGCCTACCAGATCACTTCGATGCTGCAGGGCGTCGTCCAGCGCGGCACCGCAACCCAGGCCCTGGTGCTCGGCCGTCCCGTCGGCGGCAAGACGGGCACGACCAACGACTACCGCTCGGCCTGGTTCATGGGCTTCTCGCCCAAGATGGTGGTCGGCGTCTTCGTCGGCTTCGACGACAACCGCAGCCTCGGCAACGGCGAGACCGGTTCCGTGGCCGCGGTGCCGATCTTCGTCGAGTTCATGCAGGAAGCGCTGAAGGGCTATCCGCCGGACGACTTCGTGGCCCCGGCCAACGCCAAGTTCGCCATGGTCCGCGGCATCCGCGAGGCCTTCCGCCCGGGCACCGAGCCCAAGGTCGCGATCGCGCCCGAAGGCGCCAATCCGATCGGCCCGATCCCCTACAACCAGCTGCCGCTGGTCCCGCCGAGCGCCATCGCGCCGAACCAGCCGGCGCAGAAGCCCAAGAAGCCGGCCGACGACGTCAGCGGATTGTATTGA
- a CDS encoding M23 family metallopeptidase, whose translation MKHRVAQLRRALNETVAGLFPERHVYVRSGGVMKGYALSPRKQMLMAGGLAAAAMWMGVCTAAMLANALSATAQDREVARTQAKYERWIADRQARLTAAVGQLNATGGTTQQLAAAAEKRHAALAILLTQMKAQPGAVQALSPAITKALTGGDATPTGRIERVQLSQEQLLEAADTYAKSRADRLRLAFRLAGLTPSAYLPKSGGLGGPLIEAKDPRALAAVLDVDPDFAERVQRAAGDLSEAQALEAAAQRLPFARPTSDPELSSSYGVRVDPLTRRLAFHSGLDFPGGRMSPVEATGPGVVAFTGQRAGYGNTVEIDHGGGLKTRYGHLAAISVRVGERVAVGQRLGGMGSTGRSTGTHLHYEVWLNGRPMNPDRYLRAGAMTRQAG comes from the coding sequence ATGAAACACCGCGTCGCGCAGCTGCGCCGAGCGCTGAACGAGACCGTTGCCGGCCTCTTTCCCGAGCGGCACGTCTACGTCCGTTCCGGCGGGGTGATGAAGGGCTACGCCCTCTCCCCGCGCAAGCAGATGCTGATGGCCGGCGGGCTCGCTGCGGCGGCGATGTGGATGGGGGTCTGCACCGCGGCCATGCTGGCCAATGCGCTGTCGGCGACGGCGCAGGATCGCGAGGTCGCCCGCACCCAGGCCAAGTACGAGCGCTGGATCGCCGACCGCCAGGCGCGGCTGACCGCGGCCGTGGGCCAACTCAACGCCACCGGCGGCACTACTCAGCAGCTGGCGGCCGCGGCGGAGAAGCGGCACGCGGCGCTGGCGATCCTGCTCACCCAGATGAAGGCGCAGCCGGGCGCCGTGCAGGCCCTCAGCCCAGCGATCACCAAGGCCCTGACCGGCGGCGATGCCACGCCGACAGGGCGCATCGAACGGGTGCAGCTCAGCCAGGAGCAGCTGCTGGAGGCGGCCGACACCTACGCCAAGAGCCGCGCCGACCGGCTGCGGCTGGCCTTCCGGCTGGCGGGACTGACGCCCTCGGCCTACCTGCCCAAGTCCGGCGGGCTCGGCGGGCCGCTGATCGAGGCCAAGGATCCCCGGGCGCTCGCCGCCGTGCTGGACGTCGACCCCGATTTCGCCGAGCGGGTGCAGCGGGCGGCCGGCGACCTGTCGGAGGCCCAGGCGCTGGAGGCGGCGGCGCAGCGGCTGCCGTTCGCACGCCCGACCAGCGATCCGGAACTGTCGTCGAGCTATGGCGTGCGGGTCGATCCGTTGACCCGGCGCCTCGCCTTCCACTCGGGCCTCGACTTCCCGGGCGGGCGGATGAGCCCGGTGGAGGCCACCGGCCCGGGCGTCGTCGCCTTCACGGGCCAGCGGGCGGGCTATGGCAACACGGTCGAGATCGACCACGGCGGCGGGCTGAAGACCCGCTACGGCCATCTGGCGGCGATCTCGGTGAGGGTGGGCGAGCGGGTGGCCGTCGGCCAGCGCCTCGGCGGCATGGGCTCGACCGGGCGCTCGACCGGCACGCACCTGCATTACGAGGTCTGGTTGAACGGCCGGCCGATGAACCCCGACCGCTACCTGCGCGCCGGGGCCATGACCCGGCAGGCGGGCTGA
- a CDS encoding peroxiredoxin: protein MSVTEGAAAPEFEMETLEGPVKLADFVGKTLVLYFYPKDDTTGCTNEAKAFTELSGEFAKAGAVVLGVSKDSLAAHRKFTDKYGLKVRLGSDPEGATIERYGSWVEKSLYGRRYMGIDRSTFVIRDGVVRKLWRKVKVAGHAEAVLAAVKAL from the coding sequence ATGAGCGTCACCGAAGGCGCCGCGGCGCCGGAATTCGAGATGGAGACCCTGGAGGGCCCGGTGAAGCTGGCGGACTTCGTCGGCAAGACCCTGGTTCTCTATTTCTACCCGAAGGACGACACGACCGGCTGCACCAATGAGGCCAAGGCGTTCACCGAGCTCTCCGGCGAGTTCGCGAAGGCCGGCGCCGTGGTGCTGGGCGTCTCCAAGGACAGCCTCGCCGCCCACCGCAAGTTCACCGACAAGTACGGGCTCAAGGTGCGGCTGGGCTCGGACCCGGAAGGCGCGACCATCGAGCGCTACGGCAGCTGGGTGGAAAAGAGCCTCTACGGGCGCAGGTACATGGGCATCGATCGCTCCACCTTCGTGATCCGCGACGGCGTCGTGCGGAAGCTCTGGCGCAAGGTGAAGGTCGCGGGCCACGCCGAGGCCGTGCTCGCCGCGGTGAAGGCGCTCTAG
- the efp gene encoding elongation factor P: protein MKVIASSLRKGNVVDLEGKLYVVLQAQNIHPGKGTPVTQLDMRRISDGVKISERYRTTETVERAEVDDREYTFLYQDGEGFHFMNPQTYDQLVASPDVIGDAHYYLQDGMAVHLSTHEGVPISIDLPRLATFEVVDTEPSVKGQTASSSYKPAILSNGLKTQVPPYITVGTKIVVLTEDGSYQERAKD, encoded by the coding sequence GTGAAAGTCATCGCTAGCTCCCTTCGCAAGGGGAACGTGGTCGACCTGGAAGGCAAGCTCTACGTCGTCCTGCAGGCCCAGAACATCCACCCCGGCAAGGGCACGCCGGTGACCCAGCTCGACATGCGCCGGATCTCCGACGGGGTGAAAATCTCCGAGCGCTACCGCACGACCGAGACCGTCGAGCGCGCCGAGGTGGACGACCGCGAGTACACCTTCCTCTACCAGGACGGCGAAGGGTTTCACTTCATGAACCCGCAGACCTACGACCAGCTGGTCGCCTCGCCCGACGTAATCGGCGACGCTCACTACTACCTGCAGGACGGCATGGCCGTGCACCTGTCGACCCACGAGGGCGTGCCGATCTCCATCGATCTGCCGCGCCTGGCGACCTTCGAAGTGGTCGACACCGAGCCGTCGGTGAAGGGCCAGACGGCGTCCTCGTCCTACAAGCCGGCGATCCTCTCCAACGGCCTCAAGACGCAGGTGCCGCCCTACATCACCGTCGGCACCAAGATCGTGGTCCTGACCGAAGACGGCTCCTACCAGGAACGCGCGAAGGACTGA
- the epmA gene encoding EF-P lysine aminoacylase EpmA: MKDLETSSQSSPWWGRERHADRRPFLLARQRIAGAVRRWFEDQGFIETAVSALAVSPGNEAHLHAFRTEAIGPDGAGRPLYLHTSPEFALKKLLAAGETKLFELARVWRNRERGALHHPEFTMLEWYRAEAPYEAIMADCASLLRLAAEATGARLLTFRGRDADPFAEPERVTVADAFDRYAGLDLFSPDLAGDAAGQGIRIASDDTWADVFSRVLVEKVEPNLGFGRPVILCEYPVSEAALARPKPADLRVAERFELYACGVELANCFGELTDAAEQRRRFQAEMDEKARVYGERYPLDEDFLAALAHMPPASGGALGFDRLVMLAAGAARIDQVIWAPVPD; this comes from the coding sequence GTGAAAGACCTCGAAACATCTTCGCAGAGCTCCCCCTGGTGGGGCCGTGAGCGCCATGCCGACCGTCGGCCGTTCCTCCTGGCCCGCCAGCGGATCGCCGGGGCCGTCCGCCGCTGGTTCGAGGATCAGGGGTTCATCGAGACGGCGGTCTCCGCGCTCGCTGTCTCACCGGGCAACGAGGCGCATCTGCACGCCTTCCGCACCGAGGCGATCGGCCCGGACGGCGCGGGGCGGCCGCTCTATCTGCACACCTCGCCGGAATTCGCCCTGAAGAAGCTTCTCGCGGCCGGCGAGACGAAGCTGTTCGAACTGGCGCGCGTGTGGCGCAACCGCGAGCGCGGGGCGCTGCACCATCCCGAGTTCACCATGCTCGAATGGTATCGCGCCGAGGCCCCCTACGAAGCGATCATGGCCGACTGCGCGAGCCTCCTTCGCCTCGCGGCGGAGGCGACGGGGGCGAGACTGCTCACTTTCCGGGGCCGCGACGCCGATCCCTTCGCCGAGCCGGAGCGCGTGACCGTCGCCGACGCCTTCGACCGCTACGCCGGTCTCGATCTCTTCAGCCCCGACCTCGCCGGCGACGCGGCTGGGCAGGGGATCCGCATCGCTTCTGACGACACGTGGGCCGATGTCTTCAGCCGGGTCTTGGTGGAGAAGGTCGAGCCGAACCTCGGCTTCGGGCGGCCGGTGATCCTCTGCGAATACCCGGTCTCGGAGGCGGCGCTCGCCCGCCCCAAGCCCGCCGATCTTCGCGTCGCCGAACGCTTCGAGCTCTATGCCTGCGGCGTCGAACTCGCCAACTGCTTCGGCGAGCTCACCGATGCGGCCGAGCAGCGCCGCCGCTTCCAGGCCGAGATGGACGAGAAGGCCCGCGTCTATGGCGAGCGCTACCCCCTCGACGAGGACTTCCTGGCCGCGCTCGCCCACATGCCGCCGGCCAGCGGCGGGGCGCTCGGCTTCGACCGGCTGGTCATGCTGGCCGCCGGCGCCGCGCGCATCGATCAGGTGATCTGGGCGCCGGTCCCGGACTAG
- the tyrS gene encoding tyrosine--tRNA ligase translates to MSETNFKSEFLRTMQARGYIHQITHPEELDEAASKGIITGYIGYDATAPSLHVGNLITIMMLRRLQQSGHKPIVIVGGGTTKVGDPSGKDETRQLRTEDEIKANIASQKQAFARFLTFGDGPSDAMLVDNDEWLSKLGYIEFLREFGVHFTINRMLTFDSVKLRLEREQPLTFIEFNYMLMQATDFLELERRYGCMLQMGGSDQWGNIVNGVELIRRVDQKAAFGLTTPLLATSSGAKMGKTAQGAVWLNADLRSPYDYWQFWRNTEDADVGRFLKLFTDLPLDEIGRLESLQGAEINEAKKVLATEATRMLHGDEAAEAAAGAAQAAFEQGALSSDLPTHEVAKAELEAGIVLAALAHDAGLAGSRGEARRLAQGGGLRVNDRAESDANRLITTADLAEGVIKLAAGKKKIVLVKPV, encoded by the coding sequence ATGTCCGAGACCAATTTCAAGTCCGAGTTCCTGCGCACCATGCAGGCGCGCGGCTACATCCACCAGATCACCCATCCGGAGGAGCTGGACGAGGCCGCCTCGAAGGGGATCATCACCGGCTACATCGGCTACGACGCCACCGCGCCGAGCCTGCACGTCGGCAACCTGATCACCATCATGATGCTGCGCCGGCTGCAGCAGAGCGGCCACAAGCCCATCGTCATCGTCGGCGGCGGGACGACCAAGGTCGGGGACCCGTCCGGCAAGGACGAGACGCGCCAGCTGCGCACCGAGGACGAGATCAAGGCCAACATCGCCAGCCAGAAGCAGGCCTTCGCCAGGTTCCTGACCTTCGGCGACGGCCCGAGCGACGCCATGCTCGTGGACAACGACGAATGGCTGTCCAAGCTCGGCTACATCGAGTTCCTGCGCGAGTTCGGCGTCCATTTCACGATCAACCGCATGCTGACCTTCGACTCCGTGAAGCTGCGGCTCGAGCGCGAGCAGCCGCTGACCTTCATCGAGTTCAACTACATGCTGATGCAGGCCACCGACTTCCTTGAGCTGGAGCGCCGCTACGGCTGCATGCTGCAGATGGGCGGCTCGGACCAGTGGGGCAACATCGTCAACGGTGTGGAGCTGATCCGCCGCGTCGACCAGAAGGCCGCCTTCGGCCTGACCACGCCGCTGCTGGCCACCTCGTCGGGCGCGAAGATGGGCAAGACCGCCCAGGGGGCGGTGTGGCTCAACGCGGACCTGCGCAGCCCGTACGACTACTGGCAGTTCTGGCGAAACACCGAGGACGCCGACGTCGGCCGCTTCCTGAAGCTGTTCACCGACCTGCCGCTCGACGAGATCGGCCGGCTGGAGAGCCTGCAGGGCGCGGAGATCAACGAGGCCAAGAAGGTGCTGGCCACCGAGGCGACGCGCATGCTGCACGGCGACGAGGCGGCGGAGGCGGCGGCCGGGGCGGCGCAGGCCGCGTTCGAACAGGGCGCCTTGTCCTCGGACCTCCCGACGCACGAGGTGGCCAAGGCCGAACTGGAGGCCGGGATCGTGCTGGCCGCCCTCGCCCACGACGCCGGTCTGGCCGGTTCGCGCGGTGAGGCGCGTCGCTTGGCCCAGGGCGGCGGGCTGCGCGTCAACGACAGGGCCGAGAGCGACGCCAACCGCCTGATCACCACGGCCGATCTCGCCGAGGGCGTCATCAAGCTGGCGGCGGGCAAGAAGAAGATCGTCCTGGTCAAGCCGGTCTGA
- a CDS encoding YidB family protein produces MGLLDQMMGAASGGHPERKPGLGSTVAAGVVLALLVKGVRQYQASHGGVPGRAPTEGRTFDPGAPAAAGQAGGAGGGLLSGLGGILGGAGGGLGGMIGSLGGAGALGALVSRFQQKGYGQQANSWVGSGQNATIAPHEVEDALGPEAVNALQQQTGLEKPQLLSELSRELPQAIHEATPQGRLPQDDDELHEAARQPAANG; encoded by the coding sequence ATGGGCTTGCTGGATCAGATGATGGGCGCCGCCTCGGGCGGGCATCCGGAGCGCAAGCCGGGACTCGGCTCGACGGTCGCGGCGGGGGTTGTCCTCGCCCTGCTCGTGAAGGGTGTGCGCCAGTACCAGGCTAGCCATGGCGGCGTTCCTGGTAGAGCGCCGACCGAGGGGCGCACCTTCGATCCGGGCGCGCCGGCCGCAGCCGGCCAGGCGGGCGGCGCCGGCGGCGGCCTGCTCAGCGGCCTCGGCGGGATCCTCGGCGGCGCGGGCGGCGGGCTCGGCGGCATGATCGGCTCTCTCGGCGGCGCCGGCGCCCTGGGCGCCCTCGTCAGCCGCTTCCAGCAGAAGGGTTACGGCCAGCAGGCCAACTCCTGGGTCGGTTCGGGCCAGAACGCGACCATCGCGCCGCACGAGGTGGAGGACGCCCTGGGGCCGGAGGCGGTGAACGCCCTGCAGCAGCAGACGGGGCTGGAGAAGCCGCAACTGCTCAGCGAACTGTCGCGCGAGCTGCCTCAGGCGATCCACGAGGCGACGCCGCAGGGACGCCTGCCGCAGGACGATGACGAGCTGCACGAAGCGGCGCGTCAGCCGGCGGCGAACGGCTGA